The sequence CGAATAACAAACGAATGAAATAACGTTCTTGCACAGGAATGGAGGTGAAGTCGAAAAACATTTCCTGAGCTGCCTTGTTCCAAGCAAGCACCTCGGTTCTCTCATTGGTGATATGAGAAGGGTACGCCAGTTGATCGATAATCTTCTGAATTTGGGGATCCACGAGAGCCGGGGCCGCTAGAAGCGTCTCAGATGCATGAGTGTTCCAGAGCTGGAATAAATGACTCTTCTCAGCTGGAGATAATTGAAGAGCTTGAGCGATGCTGTTGATCACCTCTCTGGAAGGGTTCAAATCCCGTCCTTGTTCCAGCCACGTATAGTAGGTGACGCTTACGCCTGCTAGTACGGATACTTCCTCTCGCCGTAGTCCAGGCGTTTTCCGTTGCCCGCTTGCGTACTTTAGGCCCGCCCCTTCAGGGGAAAGTCGTTCTCTGCGTGATTTGAGAAACAAACCCATCGCTTTTGCTTTGTGGTTCATAACAGTCATAGTCGATCACCTCCTGAATGTTTGGTATGGAATTGAGCTATTTATTTGATAACAAAAGAGTCGTTTTTAAACTACGTTACCCATTTTACATTTCTAAGCCGAGAAAACAAAGCCCTGACCTTTAGGCATAGGATGAATAGGCTTAGGGCAAGGAATGTCTTGAGATAGTTTAATGGCCCTACGTACTTTTTGTTAGAGTTACTATGAAAGATATATATGTGGTATAAGTTTTGTATGTTCGTTAACGGAGCTATTGGCGATTATAAATAAACAGCAAGTTTTTCGGACAACCCTACAAAACGGTGCAATCGAAGTCGGGAGTTTGCTTTAGAAACTTGCTATTCTACACCTGAAGGGAGGTTGTTCATGTGGATTGGCTAGCGAATTTGAACAGGGCTATGCAATACATTGAAGATCATCTTGCTGACGATCTTGACTTGAAGGAGGCCGCTAGGCAAGCTTGTTGTTCAGACTACCATTTTTCGAGAATGTTTTCATTTCTTGCTGGGATTCCGTTATCTGAATACATTCGCCGTAGACGTCTAACACTAGCTGCATTCGAGCTTCAGACTAGCGATTCAAGAGTGATGGATGTGGCGATCAAGTATGGCTACAGCTCAGCGGACGCCTTTTCCAGAGCCTTTCAAGCATTGCATGGGATGACGCCGTCACTGGCAAAATCCAATGGTCATTCATTAAAAGCTTATCCACGTATGACTTTCCAATTAACCGTTCAGGGAGGAAGCGTCATGCATTATCGTATCGTAGAGAAGGAAGCATTCCGAATCGTCGGTATTACGAAAAGGGTACCTATCCAATTTCACGGCGTCAATTCGGAAATCGAGTCGATGTGGAGTCGTTTAACATCAGAAGATATCGCGCAGCTCAAAGCCCTTTCGAATCTGGAACCGCATGGACTGGTTCAAGCCTCGGTGAATTTTTCGGAGGAGCGGATGGAGGAAAAGGGATTGCTTGATCACTATATCGGCGTGGCAACCAGCAAGGAGTGTCCTGAACACTTGACGAAGTTGGAGGTTTCCAAAAGGACTTGGGCTGTATTCGAAGCGGTCGGCCCTTTTCCAGATACGTTGCAGAACGTCTGGGGGCGTATTTATTCGGAATGGTTTCCCTCTGCCAGCTACGAGTTGGCAAGAGGGCCAGAGATGCTATGGAATGAAAGCAAAGAATTAACCTCGCCAACGTTTCGAAGTGAAATTTGGATACCTGTCATTAAAAAACAAGTCTGACCTATTCTGTGAAAAAACGCGATTCAGGAAGAGGGGCTGTCCATAAGGTCCGTTACATAACCTTATGGGCAGTCTTTTTGGTTATCCTAAGCAGGCGCAACAACATGAGTGAAGTGTACCGAAAGTCAGCTGTATCTACTAATTAAACTCAAGAAATTGGTGAACACTTTAGGTGATAATGATCCTCTATTCGGATTGGTACAGGTCGGTCGATAAATAGCGCTCGCCTGTATCACATGCGATAGCAACGACATGATCGTCTTTGTCAAGCGTCTTGGCCATTTCCAGTGCCGCAAAGCAAGCAGCTCCAGAAGAAGGGCCGACAAGAATGCCTTCAAGCCGTGCCAAGTCTTTTGCTGTCTTGTAAGCATCTTCATCTACGATCCGCCTAATTTGATCATAAATAGCTGTATTTAGGATGGGCGGGACAAATCCAGGGCTCGTACCGACAAGCTTATGTGGGCCAGGCTTGCCACCAGACAATACAGGTGATCCAGCCGGCTCCACAACATGAATAAGGGCATCAGGGTAATAGGATTTAAGCACCTCTCCTGTGCCGGTAATTGTACCGCCCGTACCAGAGGCTGCGACAAACCCTGAAAGTTTGGCGCCAATTGCATCTAAGTCTTGTTTAATTTCTAACGCAGTGGTATGGCGGTGGGCATCAGGGTTTGCTTCATTTTCAAATTGCATTGGCATGAAAGACCCAGGAATGCTATCGGCAAGCTCCTTGGCTTTTTCGATTGCTCCAGGCATTTTTTTATCGCCTTCCGTTAGCACGACTTCAGCACCATATGCCTTTAGTAAATTGATCCGTTCTTGGCTCATTGTGTCAGGCATGACGAGAATAGCGCGATAGCCGCGAGCCGCAGCGTTCATAGCCAAGCCAATCCCAGTATTTCCACTCGTTGGCTCAATAATGGTGGAACCAGGTTGCAAATGGCCATCCTTTTCTGCTTGAATAATCATGGAAAAGGCAGCACGGTCTTTCACGCTGCCGCTCGGGTTATTCATTTCTAATTTTAAATAGACAGATGCGCCTTTACCATCAGCCAGTTTGTTTAAACGGACCATGGGCGTCTGTCCAATTAAGTCAGCGATATTGTCTACTACTCGCATCAGTAATCACCTCTTTAAAGTTCCATTTATTTAGTTTAACATAAATAAGGCAAGCCAGCTTATTGAACGCTTAGGAGGACAACATGAACGAACTACACTATTTTTTAGCTTTGCCCCTTTCTGCCGATATTCAATCGGCCATTTGTTCACATACTCGCCGCTTTGTCCAAGAAGAGCGATTTAAAAAGTGGGTCCATCCGGCTGATTATCATTTAACCTATCATTTTTTTGGTTCCTTACAAGCAAAAAAGTGGGCAGAAACGGAAAAAGAGCTTGCCCGATTAACTGCAACGTTCACGCCGTTTGTGTTGCAGTTTGGCGAATACGGAACATTCGGCAAGGAAAACAGTCCGAGAATTTTTTACATGAAGCCTAACCCAATAGAAGATACGCTAATGGAACAACACGCCCAAGTTGTGGCGTTATTGGCGCAACTTGGTTATCCAGTCGACAGCCGTCCGTTTTCTCCACATGTCACGATCGCCCGCAAATGGGTTGATATAAAGCCCTACGTACAGCCGCCATCTCGTTTTCGTTACTCAGAAAAAGTGGGGCGCTTGTGTTTGTATAAAACCGTTACTGGACAAACTCCGAAATATGAAGAAGTCTGTTCGTTTCCGTTTTTAGGTAGGGAAGAGCAGTGAAGTGGCTGCGTTTTGTTTTGCAAATTATTGGGCTATTCATCTTTGATCGCATTGGCGGGTGGCTTGCCGCTGCTCTTCATCTACCACTATCAGGAAGCCTAGTTGGCATGATGCTCTTGTTCGTGCTCCTTGTCACTGGCGTGGTGAAAAGCAAGTGGCTAGAAGACGGTGCGTTGGCTTTGCTTGCATTTTTACTGCTTTTTTTTGTGCCGACAACAGTGGGGATTATCGCTGAGCCTGCTTTGTTTTCAACGCAAGGCTTGTTGTTGGTCGGTGTGACAATCGTAAGTACTTGTGCAGTCATGGTTGTAACGGGTTATGTTGGACAATTATTAGCAACGAAAGAGGAGAAGGGGGGATCGGCCCATGCTGAACAATCTGACCACCACCTTGGCCGCTAGCGGAGCTACGCTTATCGTCTTTTTGGCGGCAGTTGCCCTCTATAAACGAAAAAAAACGCTGTTGTTTTTGCCTTTGCTTGTGACGACAGCTATATCCGTTTTATTTTTATTGCTTAGCGGCATTACGTATCAACATTATCAGGAGGCGGTGAGCTGGATATCGTCTTTCCTTGGACCGGCTGTAGTTGCATTAGCCATTCCTTTGTACAGGCAGTTACCGCTAATAAAGAAATATTTTCGCCCTCTTATCATTAGCATTACAACTGGGGCGCTGTTTGGCGTCGTGAGTGGCTTTATGCTTGGCGCACTAGTTGGATTAAAAATGGCGTTTCTTCAGCCTTTGTTGACGAAGTCCGTCACTGCCCCAGTGGCGATGGATATAATGGCGCTTTTAAATGGAAATACAACACTAGCAGCGATTTTAGTGACAATCGCCGGGCTGACAGGCGCGATTGTGTCAGGAACTTTATTTAAATGGACTCATATTTCACACTTTATTGGCAGAGGCGTAGCTTTTGGCGCTAGTGCCCATGCAATAGGAACCGCAAAAGCGCTTGAGCATTCTGAAGCAGAAGGGGCCATTTCTTCCATTGCAATGATCGTTTGTGCGATTATCGTTTCGATTGCGGTGCCGGTTGGGGAGACGATTTTATTGACGATGGGGTGGTAACCGGCCTTTGTTTACAAGTAGACATTTGTTTTTTGATTCTCTTGTATTTATAGGGGATGATAGTAAAAATAACCATAACGATCGAATGATGATAAATAGATGAAAATCGAAGAAAACGCTTCCTTCTTTGTATGATCATTTAGTATGATCGTTTTAGATAATCGTATCTCCAGTTGACGTTCTGGAAATGATTTTTTCCATTAAAGGAGGCTACAACAGTGAATCAACAAATGAGCAGAGCAATTTTGAATTCCGAATGGTACAACGGTTCTGTTAAAACTGCTTGGAGTCGCTATTTAAGGAATGAGGAGATCTTGCAAACTGATTTGAGAAGTGAGATTGCTCATTCATGGGAAACATCTAAAGATTTAGGGGTTAATCCGTTTCAAAGCCGAATAAACGAAGTCATAAACGATCAGACGCTTGCCATCCGATTGAAACATAATAAGCAGTTGTTGTCTTACGCATCCCCGCGCATTCAGCAGCTCCTTGATTTATTTGATGATTCGAAGACGGTCCTATCTATTGCTGATAAAGATGGAACGATTCTGAAATCTGTAGGGGAAAAAAACGTTTTAAAAAGAGCAGAGAAGCGCTATATTTTTGCAGGGGGCACTTGGACCGAGAAGTCTGCAGGCACAAATGCAGTGGGGATGGTTCTGAGAACGAAGCAATCGTCTCAAGTCTTGTTTTCTGAGCATTTTTGTGAAAATGTACACGATTGGTACTGTGTTGCTTTTCCTATCTTAACTCCTTTTACGAAAGAATTACTAGGCATTGTGAATCTCGCAGGCAATGCAAGTGATGTTCATCGCCATTCAATTGGTTATGCACTGGCTGAAGCGAAAAATATGGCTCTATCGCTCGAGCGCCATTTTTTCGAATATGCTTTACAGCATCAGCTATTTTTACACACAGCACTGGAAAAGATGGATCACATCGTGTTGTCTGTAGATTTAAGCGATCAAATTCTTACCCGAAATGAGATAGCGAATCGAAGTGAACGGTTTCAAAACGAGACGTCCATAGCCAGCTTTCCTGAATTAAAAGCATTAGTGGATAACGTTCGGACAAATGGCCAGCAAATCGTAAATGAACAAATTCAAGACGGATCAACAAATAAACGCTATCAAGTTTCCATTTACCCAGTTCGTTTTCAAGACCATCTTTATGGAGTTGTTATTTTTCTTCAGCAAGATCATAGAGTGGTCAACAAAAAGAAGCCGTCTCCTATAAAAGCGCCAACGCGTTACCGTTTTTCCAATATGGTCGGCGTGTCCCCAACCTTTCAGGCGCTATTAAAGCAAGCGGAAAAAGCGGCGTGCTTGCGAGCTACTATATTTATATCGGGCGAAACGGGGACAGGGAAGGAAGTGTTGGCGCAAGCGATCCACCAAGCGAGTGATCGTGGCGGCAAACCATTTGTTGCGATTAATTGTGGGGCGGTTCCACCGAGCTTGCTTGAAAGTGAGCTTTCTGGCTATGAAGCAGGTGCTTTTACTGGCAGTAAAGCAAAGGGAAGTGCAGGAAAGTTTGAACAAGCAAATGGCGGCACCATCTTTTTAGATGAAATTGGCGATATGCCATTAGATTTACAAGTCCATTTGCTGCGTATTTTAGAGGAACGGGTCGTGACGCGGATTGGTGGCAGCGTGCCGATACCTGTTGATGTACGAGTCATATCTGCTACAAATAAAGATTTAAAGGAAGCGGTGCAAAAAGGTACATTTCGTGAAGATTTATATTATCGTTTATGTGTCCTGCAAATGGAGCTTCCGCCATTAAGGGAGCGGATTGAAGACATACCTGTGTTAATTCAATCTTTCTTGCCTGTTCTTTGCCAGGAATTTGGAAAACAGTCGATTAGCTTAACTAGGGAAACGTTAAGCATCCTCGAAAATTATCATTGGCCGGGAAACATAAGAGAATTGAAAAATGTCCTACAGCAAGCGATGTTTATGATGGACAGCGATGTCATCCATCCCCATCATTTACCGGACAGCATCTATTCACAAACACAAGGTGATGAACATGAGAAACAAAAGCTGTTGCGTGCGCTTGAACAGCAGGAAGGCAATGTAACAAAGGCAGCAGCTTCTTTGAATATGTCTCGCGCTACCATCTACAGGAAACTAAAAAAATATCGCCTTGAACGCCATTAAATATAAGCGTAGACAAAGTGACAGCTAAACACTTTGTCTACGCTGTTTTTGTTTCCTGAGACAATGGATACACAAACTGTTTCAGATGATACATATCAACATTCGACAGCAACCGCGAAGACGCGTAAACAAAGGCTGTACATAAACCAAATAGTTGGCATGGAAATTGCATGATTGATTTACGAAAAAGTAAGCGCTTGCTTTTAGGGCGGAAAGGAGTGTGGCTTGTCAATCAATTGAATATCAACTAAGAGGAGGGAGAAGGGATTGAAATCATTTGATTTAACCGTTGTCGGCGCTGGTCCTGGAGGTTATGTAGCTGCCATTCGAGCCGCTCAGCTAGGCATGACCGTAGCGCTTATTGACCGGGGCAAACCTGGAGGAACTTGTTTGCATAGCGGATGTATTCCTTCTAAGATTATGCTGCAGCATGGGGGGCGCCTTGAGGAAATTCGACAAGCACAAGAATGGGGAATTGAAACATCTGTTGTCCAAGTAGATGATCGTAAACTGTTTCGGCGGCAAAACACCATTATTCAATCATTATCGACAGGCATTGCCCATCTGCTAAAGAAAAATCGCATTACGTTTTTCCAAGGGGAGGCAACGATCGACGGATCGCAACGGCTCGTTTGTGATGGTCACAACATTCAAAGTAAAAATATGTTACTGGCTACAGGGGGAAAACCGTTTATTCCACCGATTGCCGATCTAGAAACGATTGATTATATGACGACGGATACGTTTTTTCAACAAACATCGCTGCCAAAATCGCTTGTCATCATTGGAGGGGGTGTGATTGCAGTTGAACTCGCATTCGCAGTCTCTCCGTTCGGCACAAAAGTGGCGATTTTAGAAGTGGCACCGGATATTTTGCAAACAGAAGATGAAGAGGCACGGGCGATTGTAAAAGAGCAGTTGCAGCAGCGAGGTGTGGAAATCGAGACAAATGTCGTCATTGAAAATGTGGAACAAGGACTTGTCCGAACGGCAAATGCAGCTTTCCCATTTGAACGGTTGTTAGTGGCGGCTGGAAGGCGTCCTAATACGGAATTAGCGGATGCGCTGCATTTACAAAAAGACGCAAACGATCGTTTCATCGAAGTAAATCAATATTATGAAACGAGTAAAAAGGGCATTTACGCGATTGGTGATGTGATTGGCAAATATGAATTGGCTCATGCAGCGAGTGCGGAAGGCATTGCGGCTGTCGAACATATGGCAGGGATCAAGCAACAGCCAATTGACGAACTTGGCATCCCTCGCTGTGTTTATACAAATCCTGAAATCGCTTCCTTTGGTTTGAGTGAAAAAGAAGCGAAAGAACGAGGTTACGACGTCAAAGTCACATTTTCAGCAAATGCCGCGAATGGGAAAGCGCTCGCAGAAGGGGACACATCTGGCTTTGTAAAGCTGATTACGGAGAAAAAATACGGTGAACTGCTCGGTGCAGTGATTGTTGGGAAACATGCAACTGAGCTAATAGGAGAATTGCTGGCCGTCCGAGTATCAGAAGGGACCATTTCAGAATTACAAACATTGATTCATGCACACCCAACCATTGCTGAAGGTATTGGCGAAAGTGCACTGGCGTTTAGTAAACGAGCCATTCACCAGTAAGAAACTTCATTGAAGGAGGAGCAAAAATGAAGAAAAAAGAAGCCCTATGGATTTACCAGAAAATGAATGAAATCCGTTTGTTTGAGGAAGAAGTACACCGGACGTTTGGGGAAGGAATCATTCCAGGCTTTGTTCATTTATACGCCGGTGAAGAAGCGGTGGCGACAGGTGTTTCGGTCCTATTGGATGAAGAGGATTATATCACAAGTACGCACCGCGGCCACGGCCATGCAATTGCGAAAGGCTGTGATATTAACCGAATGATGGCTGAGATTATGGGCAAAAAAGATGGACTTGGCGGCGGCAAGGGCGGTTCTATGCACGTTGCGGATATTGAAAAAGGAATGCTTGGCGCCAATGGCATTGTTGGCGGCGGTTTTGGACTTGCAGCGGGTGCAGCCCTAACGATTAAAACACTTCGGCAGGATCATGTTGCTGTTTGTTTTTTTGGAGATGGAGCATCTAACGAAGGTTTATTCCACGAAGGACTTAACTTAGCGTCGATTTTGAAATTGCCGGTCATCTTTGTTTGTGAGAACAATCAATTTGGCGAGGGAACGCCTTTCCGTTATGCCAGTGCTTCTGAAACGGTCGCAGAGCGGGCAGCCGCTTACAATATGCCTGGAGTCCGGGTAGATGGCATGAAAGTAGTGGATGTTTATAGCGCGACAAAAGAGGCGATTCGGAGAGCGAAAGCAGGTGAAGGCCCAACGTTAATTGAGTGTGACACCTATCGGCATTACGGGCATTTTGAAGGAGACGAGCAAAAATATAAATCTGAAGCGGATCAAAACCGTGATCGTGATCCGATTCCTGAATTCCGAAAGGTTGCTGTCGAGAAAGGCTGGATGACGAGCAAACAAGCGGATGAGATTGAAAAAGAAGCAGCGGAAACGATTAAAAAAGCGAGCGAATTTGCTCAAAATAGTCCACTTCCTGATGTGGAGTCGTTATATACAGATATTTTTGCTTAAGAAGGGGAGGAACAAAAATGACAGAACGGATCGTTACATTTATGACAGCCATTAATGAGGCGATGGCGCAAGCAATGCGGAAAGACGACAACGTCATATTAATTGGTACAGACGTTGCTGGCGGAGCGGAAGTCGATCATTTAGTACAAGATGATGGCCGGTATGATGACGCATTTGGAGGGGTTTTCGGATTATCAAAAGGCCTTGTTACAGAGTTTGGTAGGGAACGGGTTATTGATACACCGATTGCAGAACACGGTTATTTTGGTGCAGCGGTAGGAGCAGCCGCGACAGGTCTTCGTCCGATTGCGGAGCTTATGTTCAATGATTTTATTGGCTTTGCGTTAGATCCGATTTTAAACCAAGGAGCGAAAATGCGTTATATGTTTGGCGGAAAAGCGAAAATGCCGCTTACTGTCCGAACCGTTCACGGTGCAGGTGCAGGCGCAGCTGCCCAGCATTCGCAAACGTTATACGGTATGTTTGGAGCAATACCTGGCGTAAAAGTTGTCGTGCCTTCCAATCCTTATGATGCCAAAGGCCTAATGTTAGCTGCGGTTGAAGAAGACAATCTCGTTGTGTTTTCTGAGGATAAGTTGCTTTATGGGATGAAGGGCCATGTACCAGAGGATTACTATACGGTTGAAATAGGCAAGGCCAACGTCATTCGCGAAGGAAAGGACATGACGATCGTAGCGATTGGGAAAATGGTGCAAGTAGCAGAAGAAACGGCTCAAATCCTTGCAAAAGACGACATTTCCGTAGAAGTGATTGACTTACGGACTGTCGCGCCTTGGGATGAGGAGACGGTCATGGATTCGGTCAAGAAGACCGGGCGTTTAATTGTGATAGATGAATCCAATCCTCATAACAACACGGCGACAGACATCGCCTCAGTCGTTGCAGATAAAGCATTTGATTACTTAGATGGACCGATTAAAACGGTCTGTGCACCGAATACACCTGTTCCATTTGCGACAAATTTGGAGCAGGCGTATATTCCTGATGCTGCTAAAGTATTACGCGTGGCAGATGAAATTATTGCCGATTTAAAACAATAAACAGGGAATTTGGAGGAGGTGAATGACGGATGGGTACAATCGTAATGCCGAAGTTAGGGATGACCATGTCAGAAGGGACGATTGTCAATTGGTGTAAAGAGGTTGGTGATCTAGTTACAAAAGGCGAGGCCATTGTGGAAATTAGCTCTGAAAAATTAACACAAGAGCTAGAAGCACAAGAAGACGGTATATTATTAGCTAAATACGGTGAAGTAG is a genomic window of Shouchella clausii containing:
- a CDS encoding sigma-54-dependent Fis family transcriptional regulator translates to MNQQMSRAILNSEWYNGSVKTAWSRYLRNEEILQTDLRSEIAHSWETSKDLGVNPFQSRINEVINDQTLAIRLKHNKQLLSYASPRIQQLLDLFDDSKTVLSIADKDGTILKSVGEKNVLKRAEKRYIFAGGTWTEKSAGTNAVGMVLRTKQSSQVLFSEHFCENVHDWYCVAFPILTPFTKELLGIVNLAGNASDVHRHSIGYALAEAKNMALSLERHFFEYALQHQLFLHTALEKMDHIVLSVDLSDQILTRNEIANRSERFQNETSIASFPELKALVDNVRTNGQQIVNEQIQDGSTNKRYQVSIYPVRFQDHLYGVVIFLQQDHRVVNKKKPSPIKAPTRYRFSNMVGVSPTFQALLKQAEKAACLRATIFISGETGTGKEVLAQAIHQASDRGGKPFVAINCGAVPPSLLESELSGYEAGAFTGSKAKGSAGKFEQANGGTIFLDEIGDMPLDLQVHLLRILEERVVTRIGGSVPIPVDVRVISATNKDLKEAVQKGTFREDLYYRLCVLQMELPPLRERIEDIPVLIQSFLPVLCQEFGKQSISLTRETLSILENYHWPGNIRELKNVLQQAMFMMDSDVIHPHHLPDSIYSQTQGDEHEKQKLLRALEQQEGNVTKAAASLNMSRATIYRKLKKYRLERH
- the thpR gene encoding RNA 2',3'-cyclic phosphodiesterase, with protein sequence MNELHYFLALPLSADIQSAICSHTRRFVQEERFKKWVHPADYHLTYHFFGSLQAKKWAETEKELARLTATFTPFVLQFGEYGTFGKENSPRIFYMKPNPIEDTLMEQHAQVVALLAQLGYPVDSRPFSPHVTIARKWVDIKPYVQPPSRFRYSEKVGRLCLYKTVTGQTPKYEEVCSFPFLGREEQ
- a CDS encoding LrgB family protein translates to MLNNLTTTLAASGATLIVFLAAVALYKRKKTLLFLPLLVTTAISVLFLLLSGITYQHYQEAVSWISSFLGPAVVALAIPLYRQLPLIKKYFRPLIISITTGALFGVVSGFMLGALVGLKMAFLQPLLTKSVTAPVAMDIMALLNGNTTLAAILVTIAGLTGAIVSGTLFKWTHISHFIGRGVAFGASAHAIGTAKALEHSEAEGAISSIAMIVCAIIVSIAVPVGETILLTMGW
- a CDS encoding helix-turn-helix transcriptional regulator, with the translated sequence MTVMNHKAKAMGLFLKSRRERLSPEGAGLKYASGQRKTPGLRREEVSVLAGVSVTYYTWLEQGRDLNPSREVINSIAQALQLSPAEKSHLFQLWNTHASETLLAAPALVDPQIQKIIDQLAYPSHITNERTEVLAWNKAAQEMFFDFTSIPVQERYFIRLLFEDTEMRRRIVNIEEFSNYSVGVFRTYYDKHRGDPWFETTVEHLLQNYAEFERIWKQYDVQLKKVKRVFLQPPGAHQPVSYDIQSLVNLADNPDVHICIYTPVTADPTSDY
- a CDS encoding thiamine pyrophosphate-dependent dehydrogenase E1 component subunit alpha produces the protein MKKKEALWIYQKMNEIRLFEEEVHRTFGEGIIPGFVHLYAGEEAVATGVSVLLDEEDYITSTHRGHGHAIAKGCDINRMMAEIMGKKDGLGGGKGGSMHVADIEKGMLGANGIVGGGFGLAAGAALTIKTLRQDHVAVCFFGDGASNEGLFHEGLNLASILKLPVIFVCENNQFGEGTPFRYASASETVAERAAAYNMPGVRVDGMKVVDVYSATKEAIRRAKAGEGPTLIECDTYRHYGHFEGDEQKYKSEADQNRDRDPIPEFRKVAVEKGWMTSKQADEIEKEAAETIKKASEFAQNSPLPDVESLYTDIFA
- a CDS encoding alpha-ketoacid dehydrogenase subunit beta; the encoded protein is MTERIVTFMTAINEAMAQAMRKDDNVILIGTDVAGGAEVDHLVQDDGRYDDAFGGVFGLSKGLVTEFGRERVIDTPIAEHGYFGAAVGAAATGLRPIAELMFNDFIGFALDPILNQGAKMRYMFGGKAKMPLTVRTVHGAGAGAAAQHSQTLYGMFGAIPGVKVVVPSNPYDAKGLMLAAVEEDNLVVFSEDKLLYGMKGHVPEDYYTVEIGKANVIREGKDMTIVAIGKMVQVAEETAQILAKDDISVEVIDLRTVAPWDEETVMDSVKKTGRLIVIDESNPHNNTATDIASVVADKAFDYLDGPIKTVCAPNTPVPFATNLEQAYIPDAAKVLRVADEIIADLKQ
- a CDS encoding AraC family transcriptional regulator, producing the protein MDWLANLNRAMQYIEDHLADDLDLKEAARQACCSDYHFSRMFSFLAGIPLSEYIRRRRLTLAAFELQTSDSRVMDVAIKYGYSSADAFSRAFQALHGMTPSLAKSNGHSLKAYPRMTFQLTVQGGSVMHYRIVEKEAFRIVGITKRVPIQFHGVNSEIESMWSRLTSEDIAQLKALSNLEPHGLVQASVNFSEERMEEKGLLDHYIGVATSKECPEHLTKLEVSKRTWAVFEAVGPFPDTLQNVWGRIYSEWFPSASYELARGPEMLWNESKELTSPTFRSEIWIPVIKKQV
- a CDS encoding CidA/LrgA family holin-like protein codes for the protein MKWLRFVLQIIGLFIFDRIGGWLAAALHLPLSGSLVGMMLLFVLLVTGVVKSKWLEDGALALLAFLLLFFVPTTVGIIAEPALFSTQGLLLVGVTIVSTCAVMVVTGYVGQLLATKEEKGGSAHAEQSDHHLGR
- the lpdA gene encoding dihydrolipoyl dehydrogenase, which translates into the protein MKSFDLTVVGAGPGGYVAAIRAAQLGMTVALIDRGKPGGTCLHSGCIPSKIMLQHGGRLEEIRQAQEWGIETSVVQVDDRKLFRRQNTIIQSLSTGIAHLLKKNRITFFQGEATIDGSQRLVCDGHNIQSKNMLLATGGKPFIPPIADLETIDYMTTDTFFQQTSLPKSLVIIGGGVIAVELAFAVSPFGTKVAILEVAPDILQTEDEEARAIVKEQLQQRGVEIETNVVIENVEQGLVRTANAAFPFERLLVAAGRRPNTELADALHLQKDANDRFIEVNQYYETSKKGIYAIGDVIGKYELAHAASAEGIAAVEHMAGIKQQPIDELGIPRCVYTNPEIASFGLSEKEAKERGYDVKVTFSANAANGKALAEGDTSGFVKLITEKKYGELLGAVIVGKHATELIGELLAVRVSEGTISELQTLIHAHPTIAEGIGESALAFSKRAIHQ
- the cysK gene encoding cysteine synthase A — translated: MRVVDNIADLIGQTPMVRLNKLADGKGASVYLKLEMNNPSGSVKDRAAFSMIIQAEKDGHLQPGSTIIEPTSGNTGIGLAMNAAARGYRAILVMPDTMSQERINLLKAYGAEVVLTEGDKKMPGAIEKAKELADSIPGSFMPMQFENEANPDAHRHTTALEIKQDLDAIGAKLSGFVAASGTGGTITGTGEVLKSYYPDALIHVVEPAGSPVLSGGKPGPHKLVGTSPGFVPPILNTAIYDQIRRIVDEDAYKTAKDLARLEGILVGPSSGAACFAALEMAKTLDKDDHVVAIACDTGERYLSTDLYQSE